The following coding sequences lie in one Benincasa hispida cultivar B227 chromosome 6, ASM972705v1, whole genome shotgun sequence genomic window:
- the LOC120079229 gene encoding flavonoid 3-O-glucosyltransferase-like: protein MEEVARTHEWRHQVLVLAFPFGSHPSSLLGIIRQLADDAPDVKFSFFNTATSNAAIFNDGRQNDNVFPYSIGDGMPKGYVRRQGVPEEPAELFMKAAAGNFRAAIEVETAAVKVGGVVSDAFLWFAGEIAAEMDVAWIPVWIPGLRSLVVHLHTDLFRQNLADSEDDEEKAINFLPGFSKIRNIDLPHEGIYEDVESPIATMLHKMELHLPKASAVVVNSFKEAEPEMFNILKPKLRELLTIAPINLTPPTSIINDEHGCLKWLDNENPKSVAYICFGTFIALPPHELAALAEALNESGVRFLWSFRGNPEESFCKDFLQRIDVQGKLVPWAPQTRVLAHPSVGVYIGHCGWNSVLEAIMEGVPMICRPFVGDNGLNVRTVECEWKVGLGLPNGIFTKDGVMKAMESILDPHKGVQIRSNLKALKDLALKASGPEGSSTRNFNSLKELLTK, encoded by the exons ATGGAAGAAGTAGCAAGAACCCATGAATGGAGGCACCAAGTGCTGGTTTTAGCCTTCCCCTTTGGCAGCCATCCGAGTAGTCTTCTCGGCATTATCCGGCAACTCGCTGATGATGCTCCCGACGTGAAATTCTCCTTCTTCAACACGGCGACTTCCAATGCAGCAATTTTCAACGATGGACGACAAAACGACAACGTTTTCCCTTACAGCATCGGTGATGGTATGCCGAAGGGTTACGTGAGGAGACAGGGAGTGCCTGAGGAGCCGGCTGAGCTTTTCATGAAGGCGGCAGCTGGAAATTTTAGGGCGGCAATTGAGGTGGAGACGGCGGCGGTGAAGGTTGGAGGGGTGGTGAGTGACGCATTTTTGTGGTTTGCCGGTGAGATAGCAGCGGAAATGGATGTGGCTTGGATCCCGGTATGGATTCCGGGGctccggagtctcgttgttcaTCTTCACACCGATTTGTTCCGTCAAAATCTGGCGGATTCAG AAGATGATGAAGAGAAAGCCATCAACTTCCTCCCTGGCTTTTCAAAAATACGAAATATTGACTTACCCCATGAGGGGATTTATGAAGACGTAGAATCACCCATTGCAACCATGTTACATAAAATGGAGTTGCATCTCCCGAAAGCTTCTGCCGTCGTCGTAAACAGCTTCAAAGAAGCCGAGCCGGAGATGTTCAACATACTGAAACCAAAGCTTCGAGAACTTCTCACCATTGCGCCAATTAATTTAACGCCACCGACATCGATTATTAACGATGAGCATGGATGTCTCAAATGGTTGGACAATGAGAACCCTAAGTCCGTAGCGTACATATGCTTTGGTACATTCATAGCACTCCCCCCTCACGAGTTAGCAGCCTTGGCAGAGGCGCTAAACGAGAGCGGGGTTCGATTTCTATGGTCATTTAGAGGCAACCCTGAGGAAAGCTTCTGTAAGGACTTTCTTCAAAGAATTGATGTGCAAGGAAAATTAGTGCCATGGGCTCCCCAAACAAGAGTATTGGCACATCCCTCAGTTGGGGTTTATATAGGTCATTGTGGATGGAACTCTGTTTTGGAGGCTATAATGGAAGGTGTTCCCATGATATGTAGGCCCTTTGTTGGGGACAATGGCCTTAATGTAAGGACAGTTGAGTGTGAGTGGAAGGTTGGCTTAGGACTACCAAATGGAATCTTCACAAAGGATGGAGTAATGAAGGCAATGGAGTCAATCTTAGATCCTCATAAAGGGGTCCAAATAAGAAGTAATCTTAAAGCTCTTAAAGATTTGGCTCTCAAGGCTAGTGGACCTGAGGGTAGTTCAACTAGGAACTTCAATTCTTTGAAAGAGTTACTCACAAAGTAG